From a region of the Helicobacter hepaticus ATCC 51449 genome:
- a CDS encoding type II toxin-antitoxin system VapC family toxin, translating into MIKKGDKIFIDTNILIFLFSPSSMPNDKQKQKISKYSDILNNVCNNENEVFVSSLVISEFINRYLRLDFNKKKEQSKMRHYKKDYRNNAEGQKAFDIAMRQLEKFYTLTSAKHISDGFESVEFSAFSKKSNLDFNDVVIAEIVKTNGLRILTDDNDFKAMGVDIVKVP; encoded by the coding sequence ATGATTAAAAAAGGTGATAAGATATTTATAGACACAAATATCTTAATTTTTCTATTTTCTCCATCGTCAATGCCAAATGATAAACAAAAACAAAAGATTAGCAAGTATAGTGATATTTTGAATAATGTGTGTAATAACGAAAATGAAGTCTTTGTAAGTTCTCTTGTGATTTCTGAATTTATAAATAGATATTTGCGATTAGATTTCAATAAAAAGAAAGAGCAATCAAAAATGAGGCACTATAAAAAAGATTATCGAAATAACGCTGAGGGACAAAAAGCATTTGATATAGCAATGAGACAATTAGAAAAATTCTATACTCTTACATCAGCAAAACATATTAGCGATGGCTTTGAATCAGTAGAATTTTCCGCTTTTTCTAAAAAATCTAATTTGGATTTTAATGATGTGGTTATTGCAGAGATAGTTAAAACTAATGGCTTAAGAATCCTTACTGATGATAATGACTTTAAAGCAATGGGTGTAGATATAGTAAAAGTTCCATAA
- the tssM gene encoding type VI secretion system membrane subunit TssM: MFGKIFNYLKSKTFLYILLICFALLLSVLFYIYSPLFAFNDIYIFSSALTRIQVLIVVWLLIFFIFLYRPLIHLIQSLKNEKHIQYKEIKQEVTKAFRRAKRNYFIALNDAKSMWKRKLYLKNIPLVIIIGNEGAGKSSFINYANIQYPLSESLTSYKKFHKSTNNFNLYISQKGALLDTEGNYFAQENFRQTSNTDEIAEDNLEKNKDFLIKKGVWNQFLHFLNTNTFHSKLNGIVLIIDVHAFLQNPKQYEQNVLQYLSKRVSDCEENLGLQLPIYIVFNKIDLLEGMRTYWDIFDESIANKMLGLTLDKNSSKLELQNTFTELSNSLLYTFMRRNQSLHSLEDKNLALLFLKQLDVLFALAIDFILQAKEQNAFKNKSYIRGVYFTSAYQENVPRNYLLDAVCEKYEIKKPPAKSATKQNKRSYFVQGLLEHIFLKDAHLSSMIKTSWQTFKLAFGTISICIFGYVFCTYLIHKTYKEVDKSHITFNSITSLLANTSSYEHLTLQEKTELMLHLKAILKNYPSLFEKPSIIQYFSLNFSYQGFLPARDFYYAINEEVIGKTLLREMEQILLHNTDQTTLIETIYMYQSLYDEAYINKPLLANWVIKNWQPFAKYKIPKDDFITAIEDLAIGNLSHTQPKDTQALHIAKTQIMQLEQQQRIYTIMAFRNSLKKQSFFNLKDKVGTAFYMIFEHTDKLSQIDKTYTKDGLMEFLSNLDTNIQTAIKIESWAYNEKMQYQALTEQAQRDLYTHIISIYLNDYKQRWEELLQAISPKQYTDKNNILTQLQILSESTNPLNSLIKIVNDNTHLNDTLLLNYAYGLGLPSSDIKAQFTYISNSFKDYYDFIGEKSLLLSQIDSFNDIKKQSSTEEIKEILAKDIQNMSGKITEFTKDDTKNIKDKLIYILEGSNDETDAFVELKRNTAMLPHALKQYYNEISTLSWNVIEKSTYALLNNAWKKEVYDTFINDISPFYPFNAYSDKSLPLNTFKDFFGNTGTLQSFYTQYLSKILQKKGNTYVPNPAYSETIKLSAQFISFFNQISNLNSIFDNNNNLTLNFFIQCLGLSSDFSSLDISYNNQTLHYDHTLNPKIQIIIEQFNSSTELRLSVNDYYQMPQYNKIYSGEWAWLRFIKDITPAQNTGNTLYFENNKQWYFDFSITPNRLELLHLSRILTHFNMPQLITQQ; the protein is encoded by the coding sequence ATGTTTGGCAAGATATTTAATTATCTCAAATCAAAAACTTTTCTCTATATTTTACTTATATGTTTTGCGTTGCTTTTAAGTGTACTTTTTTACATATACTCGCCCTTATTTGCATTTAATGATATTTATATTTTTAGTAGCGCATTAACAAGAATCCAAGTGCTTATTGTCGTATGGCTTTTAATCTTTTTTATCTTTCTTTATAGACCACTTATTCATCTTATTCAATCGCTCAAAAATGAGAAACACATACAGTACAAGGAAATCAAACAAGAAGTTACAAAGGCATTCCGCAGGGCTAAAAGAAATTATTTCATTGCTCTAAATGACGCAAAGAGTATGTGGAAAAGAAAACTCTATCTTAAAAATATCCCTTTAGTGATTATTATTGGTAATGAGGGAGCAGGCAAAAGCTCGTTTATCAATTATGCGAATATACAATATCCATTGAGTGAAAGCTTGACATCTTATAAGAAATTTCACAAATCTACCAACAACTTCAATCTTTACATTTCTCAAAAGGGTGCATTGCTTGATACAGAAGGTAATTATTTTGCACAAGAGAACTTTCGGCAAACAAGTAATACCGATGAAATTGCTGAAGATAATTTAGAAAAGAATAAAGATTTTTTAATCAAAAAGGGCGTATGGAATCAATTCTTACACTTCCTTAATACTAATACCTTTCATAGCAAACTTAATGGCATTGTGCTTATTATTGATGTGCATGCTTTTTTACAGAATCCAAAGCAATATGAACAAAATGTCTTACAATATCTAAGCAAAAGAGTGAGTGATTGCGAAGAAAATCTAGGCTTGCAACTCCCCATTTATATTGTTTTTAATAAAATTGACTTGTTAGAGGGTATGCGGACATATTGGGACATCTTTGATGAAAGCATTGCAAATAAAATGCTAGGACTTACTTTAGATAAAAATAGTAGCAAATTAGAACTACAAAATACTTTTACAGAATTAAGCAATTCATTGCTCTATACTTTTATGCGTAGAAATCAATCCTTACATTCACTTGAAGACAAAAATTTAGCCCTTTTATTTTTAAAGCAACTTGATGTGCTTTTTGCCCTTGCAATAGACTTTATCCTCCAAGCAAAGGAACAAAATGCCTTTAAAAACAAATCCTATATCCGCGGCGTATATTTTACCTCCGCATACCAAGAAAATGTCCCCAGAAATTACTTGCTTGATGCTGTGTGTGAAAAATACGAAATCAAAAAACCTCCGGCAAAATCCGCAACCAAGCAAAATAAGCGAAGCTACTTTGTGCAGGGTTTGTTAGAACATATTTTTCTTAAAGATGCACATCTAAGCAGTATGATTAAAACCTCTTGGCAAACTTTCAAACTCGCCTTTGGAACTATAAGTATATGTATATTTGGATATGTTTTTTGCACTTATTTAATCCATAAAACCTATAAAGAAGTAGATAAAAGCCATATCACATTTAATAGCATTACTTCATTACTTGCCAATACAAGCTCTTATGAACATCTTACCCTGCAAGAAAAAACCGAACTTATGCTTCATCTTAAAGCCATACTCAAAAACTATCCATCTCTATTTGAAAAGCCCTCCATTATACAGTATTTTTCACTGAATTTCTCCTATCAAGGATTTTTGCCTGCAAGAGACTTTTATTATGCTATCAATGAAGAAGTGATTGGCAAAACATTGCTTAGAGAAATGGAGCAGATTCTCTTACACAATACCGATCAAACCACACTTATTGAAACCATCTATATGTATCAATCACTCTATGATGAAGCATATATAAATAAACCTCTTTTGGCAAATTGGGTTATAAAGAATTGGCAACCTTTTGCTAAATATAAAATTCCAAAAGATGATTTTATTACCGCTATTGAAGATTTAGCTATAGGCAATCTCTCACATACACAACCAAAAGATACACAAGCGCTACACATAGCAAAAACTCAAATTATGCAATTAGAGCAACAACAGAGAATCTATACCATTATGGCTTTTAGAAATAGCCTAAAAAAACAAAGCTTTTTTAACCTTAAAGATAAGGTAGGCACAGCATTTTATATGATATTTGAGCATACTGATAAATTAAGTCAAATTGACAAAACCTATACAAAAGATGGTCTAATGGAGTTTTTAAGTAATTTAGATACCAATATACAAACTGCTATCAAAATAGAATCTTGGGCGTATAATGAAAAAATGCAATACCAAGCCCTCACAGAACAAGCACAAAGAGATTTATACACACATATTATTAGTATTTACCTTAATGATTATAAACAAAGATGGGAAGAATTACTTCAGGCTATATCTCCTAAGCAATATACCGACAAAAACAATATACTCACACAATTACAAATCTTATCAGAATCTACCAATCCACTCAATAGTCTCATTAAAATCGTAAATGATAATACCCACCTAAACGACACTCTTTTGCTTAATTACGCATACGGCTTAGGATTGCCAAGCTCAGATATTAAAGCACAATTTACATATATTAGTAACTCCTTTAAAGATTATTATGACTTCATAGGAGAAAAATCCTTACTTCTCTCTCAAATAGATTCCTTTAATGACATAAAAAAGCAAAGTAGCACGGAAGAAATAAAAGAGATACTCGCTAAAGATATACAAAATATGAGTGGTAAAATTACAGAATTTACAAAAGATGATACAAAAAACATAAAAGATAAGCTTATATATATCCTTGAAGGAAGTAATGATGAAACTGACGCATTTGTAGAGCTAAAGCGAAACACAGCAATGTTGCCTCATGCGTTAAAACAATACTACAATGAGATTTCTACACTCTCTTGGAACGTTATAGAAAAAAGCACCTATGCACTTCTAAATAATGCATGGAAAAAAGAGGTGTATGATACTTTTATAAATGATATCTCCCCTTTTTATCCTTTCAATGCTTACTCGGATAAATCCTTGCCACTCAACACTTTTAAAGATTTTTTTGGCAATACAGGCACATTACAATCTTTTTATACGCAATATCTAAGTAAAATTTTGCAAAAAAAAGGCAATACCTATGTGCCAAATCCTGCCTATAGCGAGACGATAAAGCTTTCTGCTCAATTTATAAGTTTTTTTAACCAAATAAGCAATCTCAATAGCATATTTGATAATAACAATAACCTTACACTTAACTTTTTTATACAATGCCTTGGTTTATCATCAGATTTTAGCTCTCTTGATATAAGCTATAACAACCAGACTTTACACTATGATCACACGCTTAATCCTAAAATCCAGATTATTATTGAACAATTCAATAGTAGCACGGAGTTACGTTTGAGCGTGAATGACTATTACCAAATGCCTCAATACAATAAAATTTATAGTGGCGAATGGGCGTGGCTTAGATTCATAAAAGACATTACACCTGCTCAAAATACAGGCAACACTCTTTACTTTGAAAATAATAAACAATGGTATTTTGATTTTAGCATTACTCCAAATAGGCTAGAACTTTTACATTTAAGCCGTATTCTAACGCATTTTAATATGCCTCAACTTATCACTCAACAATAA
- the icmH gene encoding type IVB secretion system protein IcmH/DotU has product MNTEQELSLLLETNFANHCNNMQNNKILHLTLPLLLFATRLSKTGILDDSYITNTEETFANEILSIGSNLNALRCYEDKDLIKLRYCLCVFIDEMLLHNESFINSHFAKHTLTIRLFDEMLGGDKFYGIANQWLLTPSKHKDMLEFIYTCLILGYQGKYASDTQGKQKINHLCCNIANSLAPAMGSSEGKAFELALNHQEQTRILKLLHKKYLRPFWLMAIICSIVALFFLFSFLKLESQKAITQDTLKQNLQHFKVSPHED; this is encoded by the coding sequence ATGAACACAGAGCAAGAACTTTCCCTGCTACTTGAAACAAATTTTGCAAACCATTGCAACAATATGCAAAACAATAAGATTTTACACTTGACCTTGCCATTACTTTTGTTTGCTACACGACTTTCCAAAACAGGCATACTTGATGATAGCTATATCACAAATACAGAAGAAACTTTTGCTAATGAAATCCTCTCTATCGGAAGCAATCTCAATGCTTTGCGTTGTTATGAAGATAAGGATTTAATCAAACTCCGTTACTGCTTGTGTGTGTTTATTGATGAAATGCTCTTACATAATGAAAGCTTTATCAATAGCCACTTTGCAAAACATACACTTACTATACGTCTTTTTGATGAAATGCTAGGTGGAGATAAGTTTTATGGTATTGCCAATCAATGGCTTCTTACCCCAAGCAAACACAAAGATATGCTAGAATTTATCTATACATGCCTTATTTTGGGCTATCAAGGCAAATATGCCTCCGACACTCAAGGCAAACAAAAAATTAATCATCTATGCTGCAATATAGCAAATTCTCTTGCTCCTGCTATGGGAAGTAGCGAAGGAAAAGCTTTTGAATTAGCCCTCAATCATCAAGAGCAAACGCGTATTCTAAAACTTTTGCATAAAAAATACTTGCGACCATTTTGGCTTATGGCTATCATTTGCTCCATCGTTGCATTATTCTTTCTTTTCTCATTTTTAAAGCTAGAATCTCAAAAAGCCATTACACAAGATACCCTTAAACAAAATTTGCAACACTTCAAGGTATCTCCACATGAGGATTAA
- a CDS encoding STAS-like domain-containing protein, which yields MNGQLNHSLNVKSICGDFDFLGSRGSGENLHARIVDEILEKKQSAIAVDFNGIEGVAHAFADEVFGLMVTRFGISFLKEHIVLINANDTIKSMFNYAIRERAKKLEGRV from the coding sequence ATGAATGGACAATTAAATCATTCCCTTAATGTTAAATCAATTTGTGGGGATTTTGATTTCCTTGGTAGTAGAGGTAGCGGAGAGAATCTTCACGCTAGAATTGTCGATGAAATTTTGGAGAAGAAGCAATCCGCTATTGCAGTAGATTTTAATGGCATTGAGGGCGTTGCTCATGCATTTGCTGATGAAGTTTTTGGATTGATGGTTACTCGTTTTGGTATCAGCTTTCTTAAAGAGCATATTGTGCTTATTAACGCAAATGACACTATCAAAAGTATGTTTAACTATGCCATAAGGGAACGAGCAAAAAAACTTGAGGGTAGAGTTTGA
- a CDS encoding tyrosine-type recombinase/integrase, translating into MSSLHIRDIHHSQISKIIMQLQLRIPEGAKRLLAHCYNIWQFALSRGLAEFNIIANIDKKTILLPKSDRHYAKITDRVVLGELMRAIDSYPNSIIIKCALQFVAIIPLRASNLALLKWEYIDFESKTLTIPRGNMKVKSNHLTDFTLPLPRQAIEILQEIKQFTGWGKLVFHASTKIHSPLVMESLNKALRSMGFADEKRGRKQTIHSFRGTFRSLCNTYQSEHNASFEIKEAVLDHKVGNRVTEAYLYKVEYVEQIRPLLQWWADFLDRVREE; encoded by the coding sequence GTGTCATCTCTACACATTAGAGATATTCATCACAGCCAAATCTCAAAAATCATTATGCAATTACAGCTTAGAATCCCCGAAGGAGCAAAGAGACTTTTAGCACATTGTTATAATATTTGGCAATTTGCACTTTCACGAGGACTTGCAGAGTTTAATATCATTGCCAATATTGATAAAAAAACAATACTACTACCAAAAAGTGACAGGCATTATGCCAAAATCACTGATAGGGTAGTCCTTGGCGAACTTATGCGTGCCATAGATTCTTACCCAAACTCTATCATTATTAAATGTGCTTTGCAATTTGTGGCAATCATTCCTCTAAGAGCAAGCAATCTTGCCTTGCTCAAATGGGAGTATATAGACTTTGAATCTAAAACGCTTACAATTCCTAGAGGCAATATGAAAGTTAAGAGCAACCATTTAACAGATTTTACCCTCCCACTTCCTAGACAGGCGATTGAGATTCTGCAAGAAATCAAACAATTTACAGGTTGGGGGAAATTAGTATTTCACGCAAGCACTAAGATACATAGCCCACTCGTAATGGAGAGCTTGAATAAAGCCTTGCGCTCTATGGGCTTTGCTGATGAAAAACGAGGCAGAAAACAAACTATTCATTCTTTTAGAGGAACATTTAGGAGTTTGTGTAACACCTACCAAAGCGAACATAATGCAAGTTTTGAAATCAAAGAGGCAGTATTGGACCATAAAGTAGGCAATAGAGTTACTGAAGCCTATTTGTATAAGGTAGAGTATGTAGAACAAATCCGCCCTTTATTGCAATGGTGGGCTGACTTTTTAGATAGGGTAAGAGAGGAATAA
- a CDS encoding STAS-like domain-containing protein, protein MLNVAEIIGKNIGVTTEDGEKLHNKIKETYKEGQKIEVSFDKVMVISHFLNVAIGKLYFEFPETSWDSLDKDIVYRGLSEDDDSLLKKEVIETAKFQSKNPNKAEEIQRKVLRRK, encoded by the coding sequence ATGTTAAATGTTGCAGAGATAATTGGCAAAAATATAGGTGTTACAACCGAAGATGGGGAAAAGTTGCATAACAAAATTAAGGAAACTTACAAAGAAGGACAAAAGATTGAAGTATCTTTTGATAAAGTAATGGTTATTTCACATTTTTTGAATGTCGCAATAGGAAAGCTTTATTTTGAGTTTCCCGAAACTAGTTGGGATAGCCTTGATAAAGACATTGTTTATCGTGGCTTAAGTGAGGATGATGATAGTTTATTAAAAAAAGAAGTAATAGAAACAGCTAAGTTTCAATCTAAAAATCCAAACAAAGCAGAAGAGATACAACGAAAGGTATTGCGAAGGAAATAG
- a CDS encoding FHA domain-containing protein, producing MEQIAILVEDIDNQAKPIYCVFDDNGGTIGNTSINHLCLPDESIQERHVNINYEDGCFTISCIGDSEVFYNESFSKLEQGYETIIEVGDSFRIGKYKCSFIDTKDIKDDFLDYKKVLDKIADESDFAIDVKPRVQLDTKILDEENMADNLDKHKILEKLSPAQVINTIPSDIANTHDTIQNIITSSQSMITDSISKKEISPQTKESDIILHTKNIQTFLQGMLQSFSMPNNPLSHINMTTYEHILDTQELDSILHNTLLIDSIPLLNTLILALISKELHSPYFEILEHDIFANSLTQAIIQSHQNSKESLQCMLLKALSTYLKNPL from the coding sequence ATGGAGCAAATAGCAATTCTTGTAGAAGACATTGACAACCAAGCAAAACCGATTTATTGTGTTTTTGACGATAATGGAGGAACCATAGGCAATACTTCCATCAATCATTTGTGTTTGCCAGATGAATCTATTCAAGAAAGACATGTTAATATCAACTATGAAGATGGTTGCTTTACTATCTCTTGTATTGGGGATTCTGAAGTATTTTACAATGAATCTTTCTCTAAACTTGAGCAAGGCTATGAAACAATTATAGAAGTTGGGGATAGTTTTAGAATTGGAAAATATAAATGTAGCTTTATAGACACAAAAGATATAAAAGATGACTTCCTAGACTATAAAAAAGTGCTTGATAAAATTGCTGATGAAAGTGATTTTGCCATAGATGTTAAGCCTAGAGTGCAACTAGATACAAAAATATTAGATGAAGAAAATATGGCTGACAACTTAGATAAACATAAGATATTAGAAAAACTCTCTCCAGCACAAGTTATAAATACCATACCCTCCGATATAGCAAACACTCACGATACTATACAAAACATTATCACTTCATCGCAATCAATGATAACAGATAGCATTTCTAAAAAAGAAATATCACCACAAACAAAGGAAAGTGATATTATCCTTCATACCAAGAATATACAAACATTCCTACAAGGAATGCTACAATCTTTCTCTATGCCTAATAACCCCCTATCACACATCAATATGACAACTTATGAGCACATACTTGACACACAAGAGCTAGATTCTATCCTGCATAATACCTTGCTTATAGATTCTATCCCGCTTCTTAACACTCTCATACTAGCCCTTATTAGCAAAGAACTCCATAGCCCATATTTTGAGATATTAGAACACGATATATTTGCAAACTCATTAACTCAAGCCATTATTCAATCTCATCAAAATAGTAAAGAATCCTTACAATGTATGCTTTTAAAGGCACTTAGCACATACTTAAAGAATCCTCTTTAG
- a CDS encoding Arm DNA-binding domain-containing protein produces the protein MTDRAIKNASPREKEYFLTDSDGLRLRVSPTGVKTFQMRYTFYGKRKIVTIGDYPFISLASARNKVIEYKTKLANGIDPQAALMQEKLEASKTDEGQIHLVIEEWLLIRTHKVSRKTLIRDRGLIEHHFLPHFARYDTKKRDCVISTH, from the coding sequence ATGACAGATAGAGCCATTAAAAATGCTAGTCCAAGAGAAAAGGAATACTTCTTAACAGATTCTGATGGATTAAGATTAAGAGTATCTCCCACAGGTGTAAAGACTTTTCAAATGAGATATACTTTTTATGGTAAGCGCAAGATTGTTACCATAGGAGACTATCCGTTCATATCTCTAGCTAGTGCAAGAAATAAAGTGATTGAATATAAGACAAAACTAGCTAATGGGATAGACCCTCAAGCAGCTCTAATGCAAGAGAAATTGGAAGCAAGTAAAACAGATGAGGGGCAAATACATCTTGTTATAGAGGAATGGCTCTTAATTAGAACACATAAAGTATCAAGAAAAACGCTCATAAGAGACAGAGGACTTATTGAACACCATTTTTTGCCTCATTTTGCCCGTTATGATACAAAAAAAAGAGATTGTGTCATCTCTACACATTAG